In Clupea harengus chromosome 1, Ch_v2.0.2, whole genome shotgun sequence, one DNA window encodes the following:
- the p3h4 gene encoding endoplasmic reticulum protein SC65, producing the protein MASQTHRSREIFLSVCLWTVLIASVPVQAQYEKYSFKSFPQSDLMPLESAYGYALDQYGVQNWKESIKYLELSLRLHRLLKDSEAFCSQNCSQVSRDHDELFQDTSLRIMRHFLLRASCLKDCKKNFPVFSVAYPKRETLDAFERREPYRYMQYGFFQLNYLEKAVSASHTFLQRNPGDPLLAKNMNYYKSLFDVEEYLIDHEEKLYEGAFLKAVKLFNTGDFSTSALNMEQAATEYFKTFDLCQAACEGSYEVTEFKDFYPTLADLYVDMLKCKVKCEGNLTPNVGGFFVEKFVATMYHYMQFAYYKLNDVRSAAPCAASYMLFDPSDEVMQKNMVYYKFYREQWGLEEDHFKPRPEAVRYFNQTTKQKEMLAFAQNYLQTDDEDLVSPEEQVSGPPSPPDEEFEGMGDYEESFMAEWWQEPKTKGDNGETEA; encoded by the exons ATGGCCTCTCAGACCCACAGGTCAAGAGAAATCTTTCTATCTGTTTGCTTATGGACGGTTTTAATTGCTTCGGTACCGGTCCAAGCCCAATATGAGAAGTACAGCTTTAAGAGTTTTCCACAGTCGGATTTGATGCCACTGGAGTCGGCATATGGATACGCACTGGACCAGTATGGCGTTCAGAACTGGAAGGAGAGTATAAAGTATCTGGAATTAAGTTTACGGCTGCACAGACTTCTGAAGGACAGCGAGGCTTTCTGTAGCCAAAACTGCAGTCAGGTCAGCAGGGACCATGACGAGCTCTTTCAGGATACCAGTCTTCGGATAATGCGCCACTTTCTTTTGCGGGCATCCTGCCTGAAAGACTGCAAGAAGAACTTCCCGGTGTTTTCAGTAGCTTATCCAAAGAGAGAGACCCTAGATGCTTTCGAAAGAAGGGAGCCATACCGGTACATGCAGTATGGGTTTTTCCAG TTGAATTACCTGGAGAAGGCGGTGTCAGCCTCTCACACGTTCCTGCAGAGGAACCCTGGGGACCCTCTTCTCGCCAAGAACATGAACTACTACAAGAGCCTCTTCGATGTGGAGGAGTACCTCATCGACCATGAAGAGAAACTCTACGAG GGTGCCTTTTTAAAAGCTGTGAAGTTGTTCAACACTGGGGATTTCAGTACCAGTGCGTTGAACATGGAGCAGGCAGCCACCGAGTATTTCaagacctttgacctctgccaAGCGGCCTGTGAGGGGTCATACGAGGTCACGGAGTTCAAGGATTTCTACCCCACCTTGGCAG ATCTGTACGTGGATATGTTGAAGTGCAAGGTGAAGTGTGAGGGCAATCTCACACCCAACGTCGGGGGCTTTTTTGTCGAGAAGTTTGTCGCCACCATGTATCACTACATGCAGTTTGCCTATTATAAAT TGAATGACGTGCGCAGTGCAGCTCCATGTGCTGCCAGCTACATGCTCTTTGACCCTTCTGATGAAGTGATGCAGAAGAATATGGTCTACTACAAGTTCTACAGAGAGCAGTGGGGCCTGGAGGAAGACCACTTTAAACCACGGCCa GAGGCTGTACGGTACTTCAATCAGACAACCAAACAGAAGGAAATGCTGGCGTTCGCACAAAACTATCTGCAGACAGACGACGAG GACCTAGTGAGCCCAGAGGAGCAGGTGTCTGGGCCTCCGTCCCCACCTGATGAGGAGTTTGAGGGGATGGGGGATTACGAGGAGTCCTTCATGGCCGAGTGGTGGCAGGAGCCCAAAACAAAAGGGGACAATGGGGAGACAGAAGCgtag
- the LOC105890809 gene encoding peptidyl-prolyl cis-trans isomerase FKBP10-like, which yields MDLRYVLVIAVISLIYVKCESSPLDDLVIDRYSIPTLCPREVQTGDFVRYHFNGTLPDGKKFESSHDKGKPFVGQVGLGSAVITGLDRGVLGMCVNERRKLTIPPHLAYGVLGAGTVIPPDTTLAFDVVLLDVWNMDDKVQTRTLSKPQDCKRKVIATDFIRYHYNGTLMNGTLFDSSHSRARTYDTYVGEGYLIKGMDIGLLGMCVGERRSILIPPFLGYEDKGYGSVIPPHASLVFDVLLVDHFHANDTIEVEVLYTPESCTRKSVSGDYIRYHYNGTLQDGTLFDSSYQRNSTYNTYIGMGFVILGIDKALQGVCIGDKRRVKIPPHMAYGESGVEGMIPGSAVLIFNIHVIDFHNPNDTVAIKVTHKPNICNLTTASNDLIQYRYNCSLLDGTLLYTSDNFDLPPRTTLGAGKIIEGLDTGLLGMCVGEKRDVLVPPHLGHGENGAAEVPSSAVLMFELELLEVQKGVPDGYLFVWLGDSPDPLFPAMDLNKDQEVPLEEFTTFIESQIADGKGRMRPGMDKDVVIKDMFTNQDRNNNGKITAEELKLKSDEDPPKHEEL from the exons ATGGATCTGAGGTATGTGTTGGTTATCGCGGTCATCTCGTTAATCTATGTAAAATGTGAATCCAGTCCATTGGATGACTTGGTTATTGATCGCTACTCCATACCCACACTTTGTCCAAGAGAAGTGCAAACCGGGGATTTCGTACGCTATCATTTCAACGGAACACTTCCTGATGGGAAAAAGTTTGAATCGAG TCATGATAAAGGTAAACCATTCGTGGGGCAGGTCGGACTGGGTAGTGCGGTGATCACCGGGCTTGATCGGGGAGTCctgggaatgtgtgtgaatgaacgcAGGAAGCTCACCATCCCCCCTCACCTGGCTTATGGAGTCCTAGGCGCAG gtACAGTGATACCTCCAGACACCACTCTGGCGTTTGATGTTGTCTTGCTGGATGTGTGGAACATGGATGATAAGGTCCAGACTCGCACCCTCAGCAAACCCCAAGACTGCAAGCGCAAAGTGATCGCCACAGACTTCATCCGGTACCACTATAATGGAACCCTGATGAATGGAACCCTGTTTGACTCCAG CCATAGCAGGGCGAGGACATATGACACGTATGTTGGCGAGGGTTACTTGATCAAAGGCATGGACATCGGCCTGctgggcatgtgtgtgggagagagacgcTCTATTCTCATTCCCCCATTCCTGGGCTACGAGGATAAAGGATACG gTTCTGTGATCCCTCCACATGCCAGTCTGGTGTTTGATGTGTTGTTGGTCGACCATTTCCACGCCAACGACACTATCGAGGTGGAGGTTCTATACACTCCTGAGTCCTGCACCAGGAAATCCGTGTCGGGCGATTACATCCGCTACCATTATAACGGCACCCTCCAGGATGGCACCCTCTTTGACAGCAG TTATCAGCGTAACAGCACGTACAACACTTACATCGGGATGGGATTCGTGATCCTTGGCATAGACAAGGCTCTGCAGGGAGTGTGTATAGGGGACAAGAGACGGGTCAAAATCCCTCCTCATATGGCCTACGGCGAGAGTGGAGTGG aGGGTATGATCCCTGGATCAGCAGTGCTCATCTTTAACATCCACGTGATTGACTTCCACAATCCTAACGACACAGTGGCCATCAAAGTGACACATAAGCCAAACATCTGTAACCTGACCACCGCTAGCAATGACCTCATCCAGTACCGTTACAACTGCTCTCTGCTGGACGGCACTTTGCTCTACACCTC AGATAACTTTGATCTGCCCCCTCGGACCACGCTGGGCGCGGGGAAGATCATTGAGGGTCTGGACACGGGGCTcctgggcatgtgtgtgggcgAGAAGAGGGATGTCCTCGTGCCCCCGCATCTCGGCCACGGAGAGAATGGAG CGGCTGAGGTTCCCAGCAGTGCGGTGCTGATGTTTGAGCTGGAGCTCCTGGAGGTGCAGAAGGGGGTTCCTGACGGCTACCTGTTTGTGTGGCTGGGAGACAGTCCAGACCCCCTGTTCCCCGCCATGGACTTGAACAAGGACCAGGAGGTTCCCCTGGAAGAG ttTACCACCTTCATCGAGTCCCAGATCGCCGATGGCAAAGGTCGCATGCGTCCAGGGATGGACAAGGACGTCGTCATCAAAGATATGTTCACCAATCAGGATCGTAACAACAATGGCAAGATCACCGCAGAAGAGCTTAAACTCAAATCAGATGAGGACCCCCCCAAGCATGAAGAACTGTAA